The following proteins are co-located in the Paludisphaera rhizosphaerae genome:
- a CDS encoding alpha/beta hydrolase, with amino-acid sequence MNRTICLAAIAIAWTSATSAQTSGSASPPEIPLYAGTAPGSEKWDWQEKLVTRPNGMPIVSDVVRPVLLAYPAPKDKAVGTAMVVAPGGGFRALMMSYEGVDVARRLNAMGVDAFVLKYRLTHEGSNAATREEVVKMAGEDGRQAVRLVRAKAGEYGYRPDRVGMIGYSAGGMVTSDALFGPAETRPDFAALIYGAREDRNIPDPPPPLFLAVAADDANFVGKSVDLFTAYRQAKGSAELHVFQMGAHGFGNKGGGADHYLDRLEEWLRVNKLLAKAPGDAK; translated from the coding sequence ATGAACAGAACGATCTGCCTGGCCGCGATCGCGATCGCGTGGACTTCGGCGACGAGCGCCCAGACGTCGGGCTCGGCGTCGCCGCCCGAAATCCCCCTCTACGCGGGAACGGCCCCGGGTTCGGAGAAGTGGGACTGGCAGGAGAAGTTGGTCACCCGGCCGAACGGCATGCCGATCGTCTCCGACGTCGTGCGGCCGGTGCTGCTCGCGTATCCGGCCCCGAAGGACAAGGCCGTCGGCACGGCCATGGTCGTCGCGCCGGGGGGCGGGTTCCGGGCCCTGATGATGAGCTATGAGGGCGTGGACGTCGCCAGGAGGCTCAACGCCATGGGCGTGGACGCCTTCGTCCTGAAGTATCGGCTCACCCACGAAGGCTCCAACGCCGCGACCCGAGAAGAGGTCGTCAAGATGGCCGGCGAGGACGGTCGGCAGGCTGTCCGGCTCGTGCGCGCGAAGGCCGGCGAGTACGGCTATCGGCCCGACCGGGTGGGCATGATCGGCTACTCGGCCGGCGGCATGGTCACGTCGGACGCCCTCTTCGGGCCGGCGGAGACCCGGCCGGACTTCGCGGCGCTCATCTACGGGGCCCGCGAGGACAGGAACATCCCCGACCCTCCGCCGCCCCTCTTCCTGGCCGTCGCGGCCGACGACGCCAACTTCGTCGGCAAGAGCGTGGACCTCTTCACCGCCTACCGCCAGGCGAAGGGCTCGGCGGAGCTGCACGTCTTCCAGATGGGGGCGCACGGCTTCGGCAACAAGGGGGGCGGGGCCGACCACTACCTGGACCGCCTCGAGGAGTGGCTGCGGGTCAACAAGCTGCTGGCAAAGGCTCCCGGCGACGCGAAGTAG
- a CDS encoding class I SAM-dependent methyltransferase: protein MSTQGPSPALFFETISAYQRTEALRAAVDLDLFTHLGAGPRTAAELAVACGASSRGVRILADYLVIIGFLIKQGDVYELTPDSKVFLDRKSPAYVGDATRFLLLPDLRESFSRLTEAAKKGGTALSGEGTVSDDNPVWVEFARAMAPLMRMPAQLLANLVGSDPDRPLRVLDVAAGHGVFGITIAERNPRAHVTALDWRNVLAVAQENADRAGVADRYALLPGSAFDVDWGGPYDVVLLTNFLHHFDVPTCERLAVKAHEALAPGGRALTLDFIPEPDRVTPPATAGFALVMLATTPRGDAYTFAEYQDVFARAGFARSEFHALPPTAQQVVASYKS, encoded by the coding sequence ATGTCGACCCAAGGTCCCTCTCCGGCTCTGTTCTTCGAGACCATCAGCGCCTACCAGCGTACCGAGGCCCTCCGGGCGGCGGTGGATCTGGACCTCTTCACGCACCTGGGCGCCGGTCCACGGACCGCGGCCGAGCTGGCGGTGGCCTGCGGCGCCTCATCGCGGGGCGTCCGTATTCTGGCGGACTACCTCGTCATCATCGGATTCCTCATCAAGCAGGGCGACGTTTACGAGCTGACCCCGGACTCGAAGGTCTTCCTCGACCGCAAGTCGCCCGCCTACGTGGGGGACGCGACGCGGTTCCTGCTCTTGCCCGACCTGCGGGAGAGCTTCTCCCGGCTCACGGAGGCTGCGAAGAAGGGCGGGACGGCGCTCTCCGGCGAGGGGACCGTCTCCGACGACAACCCGGTCTGGGTGGAGTTCGCCCGGGCGATGGCCCCGCTCATGCGCATGCCCGCCCAGTTGCTCGCGAACCTCGTCGGCAGCGATCCCGACCGACCGCTGCGCGTGCTGGACGTCGCCGCCGGCCACGGGGTCTTCGGCATCACGATCGCCGAGCGCAACCCCCGGGCGCACGTCACGGCCCTGGATTGGCGCAACGTGCTGGCCGTCGCGCAGGAGAACGCCGATCGCGCGGGCGTGGCGGATCGGTACGCCCTGCTGCCGGGGAGCGCCTTCGACGTGGACTGGGGCGGCCCCTACGACGTCGTGCTGCTGACCAACTTCCTGCACCACTTCGACGTCCCGACGTGCGAACGGCTCGCGGTAAAGGCCCACGAGGCGCTCGCACCGGGGGGCCGCGCCCTGACGCTGGACTTCATCCCCGAGCCCGATCGCGTCACGCCCCCGGCGACGGCCGGATTCGCGCTGGTGATGCTGGCGACCACGCCCCGCGGCGACGCCTACACCTTCGCCGAATATCAGGACGTCTTCGCCCGCGCCGGATTCGCACGCAGCGAGTTCCACGCCCTCCCGCCGACGGCGCAACAGGTGGTGGCGTCGTACAAGTCTTGA
- a CDS encoding amidohydrolase family protein gives MLTRRDVLRLAPAPFFLRSAFGARMEGFERIDSHFHIHRDAPAVFASLKASGWSGLDLVVCPVAGDEPFDLESKLASTLACSRASGGRVAWASSFDARGFEQAGFADRTIARLLKTFDDGAIGVKIWKNIGMAIRGKSGAYLLPDDPSLTPIYEAIEKAGKTLVAHLAEPDGAWLPLDEKNPEFPYYSKNPQWHMLGKGTPPKEAILNARDRVLARFPKLRVVGCHLGSDEDHLDALARRLDSYPNLAVDTAARTRYFARGDRDKAVAFLTKYQDRILYATDYGLRDADPEAGAKALLARHDQDVAFYAGDAEMTYEGRPTKGLGLPEAVLRKLFRENARRWLPGIGV, from the coding sequence ATGCTGACGCGCAGAGACGTGCTCCGACTGGCCCCGGCTCCCTTCTTCCTGCGGTCGGCCTTCGGGGCCCGGATGGAGGGCTTCGAGCGGATCGACTCGCACTTCCACATCCATCGCGACGCCCCGGCGGTGTTCGCCAGCCTCAAGGCGTCGGGGTGGAGCGGCCTCGACCTGGTCGTCTGCCCCGTCGCGGGGGACGAGCCTTTCGACCTGGAATCGAAGCTGGCCTCGACGCTCGCATGCTCCCGGGCGAGCGGCGGCCGGGTGGCCTGGGCTTCGAGCTTCGACGCGCGCGGGTTCGAGCAAGCGGGCTTCGCCGATCGGACGATCGCCCGCCTGCTCAAGACGTTCGACGACGGCGCGATCGGGGTCAAGATCTGGAAGAACATCGGCATGGCGATCCGAGGCAAGTCGGGGGCCTACCTCTTGCCCGACGACCCCAGCCTGACGCCGATCTACGAGGCCATCGAGAAAGCCGGCAAGACGCTGGTCGCCCACCTGGCCGAGCCCGACGGGGCCTGGCTGCCGCTCGACGAGAAGAACCCCGAGTTCCCCTACTACTCGAAGAACCCCCAATGGCACATGCTGGGCAAGGGGACCCCGCCCAAGGAGGCGATCCTCAACGCCCGCGACCGCGTGCTGGCCCGATTCCCGAAGCTCCGGGTCGTCGGCTGCCACCTTGGGAGCGACGAGGACCACCTGGACGCCCTGGCCCGTCGTCTCGACTCGTATCCCAACCTGGCCGTCGACACCGCCGCCCGCACCCGCTACTTCGCCCGCGGCGATCGCGATAAGGCCGTCGCCTTCCTCACGAAGTATCAGGACCGCATCCTCTACGCGACCGACTACGGCCTGCGCGACGCCGACCCGGAAGCCGGCGCGAAGGCCCTATTAGCCCGCCACGATCAGGACGTCGCCTTCTACGCCGGCGACGCCGAGATGACCTACGAAGGCCGGCCGACCAAAGGCCTCGGCCTCCCGGAGGCCGTCCTCCGAAAACTCTTCCGCGAGAACGCCCGCCGCTGGCTGCCGGGGATCGGCGTGTAG
- a CDS encoding sulfatase: protein MDDADMRPKAAAEPSPMGVARLAVLFGLLTGALELTQWLVRNAVSGGVSLGTFQMSRHFVWMIPASNLVIFGGLGVVLALAVRLRPRGAGRLSLWAMGFLCGLSLLLTIPGLYGYAAVVLAAGVGTAIARQGLAHPARVQRALVFVPLVLGAVAVALHGWDRVQGVLLARRPIPAAAAPVKNTPNVLLLVLDTVRAESLSLYGYDRDTTPNLNRLAARAVKFDQARSTAPWTLPSHASMFTGRWPHELNVGERKPLDRTYPTLAEYLGAHGYATSGFIANTFFCNAWFGLGRGFQHYDDFYEEQTAVSVEEALRCTSLGRLAVRALPDSFVVERRRKDASRVDSAFLTWLDRRGEDDRPFFAFLNFFDAHGPFYPPADFPRRFGRPPANPEEEAAIREWDVRSRNSLTDAQVALARDAYDDCLAYLDEQIGLLFDELDRRGVLDDTLVILTSDHGEELGEHDLVGHGRSLYDQETRVPLLVFLPHGKRGGETVGEAVSLRDLPATVLDVLGLDATAFPGESIARRGSADPGSTPALMEVRIKEEISSNPARPPAWRGPMTGVVAEGFSYIRNADGREELYDVLADPKQARDLAPAASSADVLGRLRTRLQDLTAEEDDPEAE from the coding sequence ATGGACGACGCGGACATGCGGCCCAAGGCCGCGGCGGAGCCGTCGCCGATGGGCGTGGCGCGGCTGGCGGTCCTGTTCGGGCTCCTCACCGGGGCCCTTGAGCTGACCCAGTGGCTGGTTCGGAACGCGGTCTCGGGCGGGGTCTCGCTCGGGACGTTCCAGATGAGCCGGCATTTCGTCTGGATGATCCCGGCGTCGAACCTCGTCATCTTCGGGGGGCTTGGCGTCGTGCTGGCCCTGGCGGTCAGGCTGCGTCCCCGTGGCGCCGGCCGACTTTCCCTGTGGGCGATGGGGTTCCTCTGCGGCCTCTCCCTGCTGCTGACCATCCCGGGTCTGTACGGCTACGCGGCCGTCGTGCTGGCGGCCGGCGTGGGGACGGCCATCGCCCGCCAGGGCCTGGCCCATCCGGCGCGAGTTCAGCGAGCGTTGGTGTTCGTCCCGCTGGTCCTGGGGGCCGTCGCGGTCGCCCTGCACGGCTGGGACCGCGTCCAGGGCGTTTTGCTGGCTCGCCGGCCGATCCCGGCCGCCGCCGCGCCCGTCAAAAACACCCCCAACGTCCTGCTGCTGGTGCTGGACACCGTCCGCGCGGAGAGCCTGAGCCTTTACGGCTACGACCGCGACACCACCCCCAACCTCAACCGCCTGGCCGCCCGTGCGGTGAAGTTCGACCAGGCCCGTTCGACGGCCCCCTGGACGCTCCCTTCGCACGCGAGCATGTTTACGGGTCGATGGCCGCATGAGTTGAACGTCGGCGAGCGGAAGCCGCTGGACCGGACCTATCCCACGCTGGCCGAATACCTCGGCGCCCACGGCTACGCCACGTCCGGGTTCATCGCCAACACGTTCTTCTGCAACGCCTGGTTCGGCCTGGGCCGGGGCTTCCAGCACTACGACGACTTCTACGAGGAGCAGACGGCCGTCTCCGTGGAGGAGGCCCTGCGGTGCACCTCGCTGGGCCGGCTGGCGGTCCGGGCGCTGCCGGATTCGTTCGTGGTCGAGCGTCGCCGCAAGGACGCCTCGCGGGTCGATTCCGCGTTCCTGACCTGGCTCGACCGCCGGGGCGAGGACGACCGGCCGTTCTTCGCGTTCCTGAACTTCTTCGACGCCCACGGCCCCTTCTACCCCCCCGCCGACTTTCCCCGCCGCTTCGGCCGTCCTCCCGCGAACCCCGAGGAAGAGGCCGCGATCCGCGAGTGGGACGTCCGCTCCCGCAACAGCCTGACCGACGCCCAGGTCGCCCTGGCGCGGGACGCCTACGACGACTGCCTGGCCTACCTCGACGAGCAGATCGGCCTCCTCTTCGACGAGCTGGACCGCCGCGGCGTGCTGGACGACACCCTGGTGATTCTGACCTCCGACCACGGCGAGGAACTCGGCGAGCATGACCTGGTCGGCCACGGCCGGAGCCTGTACGACCAGGAGACCCGCGTGCCGCTCCTGGTCTTCCTCCCCCATGGCAAACGCGGAGGGGAGACGGTCGGCGAGGCCGTCAGCCTGCGCGACCTGCCGGCGACCGTGCTCGACGTTTTGGGTCTGGACGCCACCGCCTTCCCCGGCGAGTCGATCGCCCGCCGCGGCTCGGCCGACCCCGGTTCGACCCCCGCCCTGATGGAGGTCCGGATCAAGGAGGAGATCTCCAGCAACCCGGCCCGTCCCCCCGCCTGGCGCGGGCCGATGACCGGCGTGGTCGCCGAGGGCTTCTCGTACATCCGCAACGCCGACGGTCGCGAGGAGCTGTACGACGTCCTGGCCGACCCCAAGCAGGCCCGCGACCTCGCCCCCGCCGCCTCCTCCGCCGACGTCCTGGGCCGCCTTCGCACCCGCCTCCAAGACCTGACCGCCGAAGAGGACGACCCCGAAGCCGAGTGA
- a CDS encoding NmrA family NAD(P)-binding protein yields the protein MQANPEPTRPILVAGATGYIGGRLVPALERRGLRVRCLARKPEETREKLGPGVEVVAGDVLDRASLDDPLRGVQTAYYLVHLMANDGDFEEKDRQAARNFGDAAKAAGVRRIIYLGGLGDDADPNLSPHLKSRHEVGEILRESGVETIELRASAILGPGSLSYDMVKSLTDRLPVMVCPKWLDTPTQPIAVDDVVSYLVKSLDLPPGESRIVEIGGTDVVAYRGLIEEYARRKGLHRVLIRVPVLSPWLSGLWLALVTPNKFTVGRHLIEGLRNPTVVRNDSARKLFPDVHPVGIAEAIGRAVAQEERGDARGVHGAKAVA from the coding sequence ATGCAAGCGAATCCCGAACCAACTCGGCCGATCCTCGTCGCTGGGGCCACCGGATATATCGGCGGCCGGCTCGTCCCGGCGCTGGAAAGACGGGGCCTTCGCGTCCGCTGCCTGGCCCGCAAACCCGAGGAAACCCGCGAGAAACTCGGCCCGGGCGTCGAGGTCGTCGCCGGGGACGTCCTGGACCGGGCCTCGCTCGACGACCCCTTGCGCGGCGTCCAGACGGCCTATTATCTCGTGCATTTGATGGCCAACGACGGCGATTTCGAGGAGAAGGACCGGCAGGCCGCCAGGAACTTCGGCGACGCCGCGAAGGCCGCCGGCGTGCGCCGGATCATCTATCTCGGCGGCCTGGGGGACGACGCCGACCCGAACCTCTCGCCCCACCTGAAGAGCCGCCATGAGGTCGGCGAGATCCTCCGCGAGTCGGGCGTGGAGACGATCGAGCTGCGGGCCTCGGCGATCCTCGGGCCGGGGAGCCTGTCCTACGACATGGTCAAATCGCTGACCGATCGCCTGCCGGTGATGGTCTGCCCGAAGTGGCTCGACACGCCCACCCAGCCGATCGCCGTCGACGACGTGGTCTCGTACCTCGTCAAGTCGCTCGACCTCCCCCCCGGCGAGAGCCGGATCGTCGAGATCGGCGGGACCGACGTGGTGGCCTATCGCGGCCTGATCGAGGAATACGCCCGTCGCAAGGGACTGCACCGGGTCCTGATCCGGGTCCCGGTCCTCTCGCCCTGGCTCTCCGGCCTCTGGCTGGCGCTGGTGACCCCCAACAAGTTCACTGTCGGCCGCCACCTGATCGAGGGCCTCCGCAACCCGACCGTCGTCCGGAATGACTCCGCCCGCAAACTCTTCCCGGACGTCCACCCCGTCGGCATCGCCGAGGCGATCGGCCGTGCAGTGGCCCAGGAAGAGCGGGGCGACGCGCGAGGCGTCCACGGCGCGAAGGCTGTCGCCTGA
- a CDS encoding DUF1990 family protein: MRSFSKPSAETVQKFLEGQANLDFTYNPVGATADPAPPADYGLNHTRQQIGTGREAFERAREALRRWDQFRIGWAEIQPEHAPIREGEVVAIVAHRLGFWWLNACRVVYVIDEDAPGADFARFGFAYGTLPDHVGSGEERFLVDWDAETDAVWYDIEAYSRPHLILTRLGYPYMRWSQRAFGRESAAAMLRSMNDQTGVEAS, from the coding sequence ATGAGATCTTTCAGCAAACCCTCTGCCGAAACCGTCCAGAAGTTCCTGGAAGGCCAGGCCAATCTGGATTTCACCTACAACCCCGTCGGCGCCACGGCCGATCCTGCGCCCCCAGCCGACTACGGCCTGAACCACACGCGCCAGCAAATCGGGACCGGCCGCGAGGCTTTCGAGCGCGCCCGCGAGGCCCTCCGGCGCTGGGACCAGTTCCGCATCGGCTGGGCCGAGATCCAGCCCGAGCACGCCCCCATCCGCGAGGGCGAGGTCGTGGCGATCGTCGCCCATCGCCTGGGCTTCTGGTGGCTCAACGCCTGTCGGGTCGTCTACGTCATCGACGAGGACGCCCCCGGCGCGGATTTCGCCCGCTTCGGTTTCGCCTATGGGACGCTGCCGGACCACGTCGGATCGGGCGAGGAGCGGTTCCTCGTCGACTGGGACGCCGAGACCGACGCCGTCTGGTACGACATCGAGGCGTACTCCCGCCCTCACCTGATTCTCACCCGGCTGGGATATCCCTACATGCGATGGTCTCAGCGGGCCTTCGGCCGTGAGTCGGCGGCGGCCATGTTGCGATCGATGAACGACCAGACGGGGGTGGAAGCCTCCTGA
- a CDS encoding dioxygenase family protein produces the protein MSSPIHRPTDRRAFLGALSMGAAFFTTRGLFAEELARTPARTEGPFYPDKLPLDQDNDLIILGDSLTPAVGEISHLHGRILDATGKPLSGLTMEIWQCDANQVYLHTADSGRKAQQQDKNFQGFGKFTTASTGEYRFRTIKPVPYPGRPAPHIHFIIKRGDRKLLTSQINIAGHPGNKKDGVVLGGISVFDRELLMTDFKPIPDSKTGELTAKFDVILGRTPDDQALHALRDALQKRNA, from the coding sequence ATGTCCTCGCCGATCCATCGCCCGACCGATCGCCGGGCCTTCCTCGGCGCCCTCTCCATGGGCGCGGCGTTCTTCACCACCCGCGGGCTCTTCGCCGAGGAGCTGGCGCGCACGCCCGCTCGCACCGAGGGGCCGTTCTACCCGGACAAGCTGCCGCTCGACCAGGACAACGACCTGATCATCCTGGGGGATTCGCTCACCCCCGCCGTGGGCGAGATCTCCCACCTCCACGGCCGGATCCTCGACGCGACCGGCAAGCCGCTGAGCGGCCTCACGATGGAGATCTGGCAGTGCGACGCCAACCAGGTCTACCTCCACACGGCCGACAGCGGCCGCAAGGCCCAGCAGCAGGACAAGAACTTCCAGGGCTTCGGCAAGTTCACGACGGCCTCGACGGGCGAGTACCGCTTCCGGACGATCAAGCCGGTCCCCTACCCCGGCCGCCCCGCCCCGCACATCCACTTCATAATCAAGCGCGGCGACCGCAAGTTGCTGACCTCGCAGATCAACATCGCCGGCCACCCGGGGAACAAGAAGGACGGCGTCGTCCTGGGAGGCATCAGCGTCTTCGACCGTGAACTGCTGATGACCGACTTCAAGCCGATCCCCGACTCCAAGACCGGCGAGCTGACCGCCAAGTTCGACGTGATCCTCGGCCGCACCCCGGACGACCAGGCGCTGCACGCCCTCCGCGACGCCCTCCAGAAGCGCAACGCCTGA
- a CDS encoding EF-hand domain-containing protein yields the protein MSKHKIVLGATVLAAALAAGALAQQARGPSASKAPATKEADAADLVKRMMAFDKNADGKLTKEEISDDRLLNLFARADADKDGSVTPAELTKLAEAEHSDHPDFDFGPPPGGPGGRRGPRPPGGPGGGPPPPAPPR from the coding sequence ATGAGCAAGCATAAGATCGTCCTGGGCGCAACGGTGCTGGCCGCGGCCCTCGCGGCGGGCGCCCTGGCCCAGCAGGCCCGCGGGCCGAGCGCCAGCAAGGCGCCGGCGACGAAGGAGGCCGACGCCGCCGACCTCGTCAAGCGGATGATGGCCTTCGACAAGAACGCCGACGGCAAGCTGACGAAGGAGGAGATCAGCGACGACCGCCTGCTGAACCTCTTCGCCCGCGCCGACGCCGACAAGGACGGCTCCGTCACCCCAGCCGAGCTGACCAAGCTGGCCGAGGCCGAGCACTCCGACCATCCCGACTTCGACTTCGGCCCACCCCCAGGAGGCCCCGGCGGTCGCCGCGGCCCTCGCCCGCCCGGAGGTCCCGGCGGCGGCCCGCCTCCTCCCGCGCCTCCGCGTTGA
- a CDS encoding DUF6513 domain-containing protein, which translates to MTDSPRPRVLFVTGRLAEFALRKVLDDLAPRAGIEAQVAVLPITVAALMTPAWIAKRLETIEGLDRVILPGHCRGDLGAVAAKVPGAKVEVGPEDLRDLPRWFGGDRVEAAAERYGSYDIEILAEINHAPRLPLAELLRQAREFAAQGADLIDVGCEPGAPWAGVGEAVRALRDEGLRVSIDSFDPDEVAQAVAAGAELVLSVNASNREAAKDWGAEVVAIPDGVGSLDGLDETVDALEMAGVRYRLDPILEPIGFGFAESLGRYLEARRRWPEAAMMMGVGNLTELTDVDSAGINALLMGFCQEQRIFSVLTTAVINWARSSVRELDLARRLARFAVANRLPPKRVDPGLVMLRDPKLERFGPDDLAELQRRIRDPNWRIFAEDGLVYALNNQHFLSGADPFAIFEAMGVSDASHAFYLGWEMMKARTALTLGKAYRQDQALAWGFLTEPEKVHRLQRGPVGRAVGPSPSKPPTPESGPASTPEEDDRA; encoded by the coding sequence ATGACCGACTCCCCCCGCCCTCGCGTCCTGTTCGTCACCGGCCGGCTCGCCGAGTTCGCGCTGCGGAAGGTGCTGGACGACCTGGCGCCCCGCGCGGGGATCGAGGCCCAGGTCGCCGTCTTGCCGATCACCGTCGCCGCGCTGATGACCCCGGCGTGGATCGCGAAGCGGCTGGAGACCATCGAGGGGCTCGATCGCGTCATCCTCCCCGGCCATTGCCGGGGCGACCTGGGAGCGGTCGCGGCGAAGGTCCCCGGCGCGAAGGTCGAGGTTGGTCCCGAAGACCTGCGCGACCTCCCCCGCTGGTTCGGCGGCGATCGCGTGGAGGCCGCGGCCGAGCGCTACGGCTCTTATGACATTGAGATCCTCGCCGAGATCAACCACGCCCCCCGCCTCCCCCTCGCCGAACTGCTTCGCCAGGCCCGCGAGTTCGCCGCCCAGGGGGCCGACCTGATCGACGTCGGCTGTGAGCCCGGCGCGCCGTGGGCGGGCGTCGGCGAGGCCGTCCGCGCCCTCCGCGACGAGGGGCTGCGGGTCTCCATCGACAGCTTCGACCCCGACGAGGTCGCCCAGGCCGTCGCCGCGGGCGCGGAACTCGTCCTGAGCGTCAACGCCAGCAACCGCGAGGCCGCGAAGGATTGGGGTGCCGAGGTCGTCGCGATCCCCGACGGCGTCGGCTCGCTCGACGGCCTCGACGAAACCGTCGACGCCCTGGAAATGGCCGGCGTCCGCTATCGGCTCGACCCGATTTTGGAGCCCATCGGCTTCGGCTTCGCGGAATCGCTGGGCCGCTACCTGGAGGCCCGTCGCCGATGGCCTGAGGCCGCCATGATGATGGGCGTGGGGAACCTCACCGAGCTGACCGACGTCGACTCGGCCGGCATCAACGCGCTCCTGATGGGGTTCTGCCAGGAGCAGCGGATCTTCAGCGTCCTCACCACGGCCGTCATCAACTGGGCCCGCTCGTCGGTCCGCGAGTTGGACCTGGCGCGTCGGCTGGCGCGGTTCGCCGTCGCCAACCGGCTGCCCCCCAAGCGGGTCGACCCCGGCCTGGTCATGCTCCGCGACCCCAAGCTGGAACGCTTCGGCCCCGACGATCTCGCCGAACTCCAGCGCCGGATCCGCGACCCCAACTGGCGGATCTTCGCGGAGGACGGCCTGGTCTACGCGCTCAACAACCAGCACTTCCTCAGCGGCGCCGACCCGTTCGCGATCTTCGAGGCGATGGGGGTCTCCGACGCCTCGCACGCCTTTTATCTGGGCTGGGAGATGATGAAGGCGAGAACCGCCTTGACGCTGGGCAAGGCGTATCGCCAGGATCAAGCACTGGCGTGGGGGTTCCTCACCGAGCCGGAGAAGGTCCACCGGCTGCAACGCGGGCCGGTCGGGCGTGCGGTCGGGCCGTCGCCCTCGAAGCCGCCGACGCCGGAGTCGGGACCGGCCTCGACGCCCGAGGAGGACGACCGCGCGTGA
- a CDS encoding DUF447 domain-containing protein, which translates to MILEGLVTTLSPEGELNIAPMGPKIPADLSMGTFVLRPYRTSTTYRNLKEGGEGVFHVVDDVLLLAQAAIGSPLVPSPETFAAKSVAGRVLADACRYYEFRAIVVDDVDERTTILVETLAEGRIRDFLGLNRAKSAVVEAAILATRTAFLPIDEILAEYRKFSTIVDKTGGPPERRALDMLTDHVRRAAESKASAS; encoded by the coding sequence GTGATCCTGGAAGGTCTGGTCACCACCCTGAGCCCCGAAGGCGAGCTGAACATCGCGCCGATGGGCCCCAAGATCCCGGCCGACCTGAGCATGGGGACGTTCGTCCTGCGCCCTTATAGGACGTCGACGACCTACCGCAACCTGAAGGAGGGGGGCGAAGGGGTCTTCCACGTCGTCGACGACGTCCTGCTGCTGGCCCAGGCGGCGATCGGATCCCCGCTCGTCCCGTCGCCGGAGACCTTCGCGGCGAAGTCCGTCGCCGGCCGGGTGCTCGCGGACGCCTGCCGCTATTACGAGTTTCGAGCGATCGTGGTGGACGACGTGGACGAGCGGACGACCATCCTCGTGGAGACCCTCGCCGAGGGCCGAATCCGCGACTTCCTGGGCCTCAACCGGGCCAAGTCCGCCGTCGTCGAGGCCGCCATCCTGGCGACCCGCACGGCCTTCCTGCCGATCGACGAGATCCTGGCCGAGTATCGCAAGTTCTCGACGATCGTCGACAAGACGGGCGGTCCTCCCGAGCGCCGGGCGCTCGACATGCTGACCGACCACGTCCGCCGCGCGGCCGAATCGAAGGCGTCCGCGTCATGA
- a CDS encoding beta-ribofuranosylaminobenzene 5'-phosphate synthase family protein, which translates to MRRLTIRTGSRLHFGLLGWGPHLRRQFGGVGLMVEEPGLEMSAVPADRFEAVGPLADRVGPLLERIAARWDGPTPLQPVRVEVLKTPDEHAGFGVGTQLSLAVARLVLETAGEASPPAERLAALSGRGRRSGVGLHGFVHGGLIVDAGHAAPDDLPPMVSRLEFPAEWSILIVRPPAPPGRHGGDEVAAFADLPPVPEAVSGRLCRLVLLDLLGAVAARDLPAFGEALTAIQREVGAAFAPAQGGGVYASPESEALVAKLGRLGLFGAGQSSWGPSLYAFGILSDAEKQAVAARLGLPSEALFWTHARNQGAVLTTDS; encoded by the coding sequence ATGAGGCGGCTGACGATCCGGACGGGGAGCCGGCTGCACTTCGGCCTGCTGGGCTGGGGCCCGCACCTGCGCCGGCAGTTCGGCGGCGTCGGGCTCATGGTGGAGGAGCCTGGGCTGGAGATGTCGGCCGTCCCCGCCGATCGGTTCGAGGCCGTCGGCCCGCTGGCCGATCGCGTCGGCCCTTTGCTGGAGCGGATCGCCGCGCGCTGGGACGGCCCGACGCCGCTGCAACCGGTCCGCGTGGAAGTCCTCAAGACGCCCGACGAGCACGCCGGCTTCGGCGTGGGGACGCAGCTCAGCCTGGCCGTGGCGCGGCTGGTTCTGGAGACGGCCGGCGAGGCGTCCCCCCCGGCCGAGCGTTTGGCGGCGCTCTCGGGGCGCGGGCGGCGGTCGGGCGTGGGTTTGCACGGGTTCGTCCACGGCGGCCTGATCGTCGACGCCGGCCACGCCGCGCCCGACGACCTGCCGCCGATGGTCTCACGGCTGGAGTTCCCCGCCGAGTGGTCGATCCTGATCGTCCGCCCCCCCGCCCCTCCCGGCCGCCACGGCGGCGACGAGGTCGCGGCCTTCGCCGACCTTCCCCCCGTCCCCGAGGCCGTCTCCGGCCGCCTCTGCCGACTTGTCCTGCTCGACCTTCTGGGAGCCGTCGCCGCGCGCGACCTGCCGGCCTTCGGCGAAGCCCTCACGGCGATCCAGCGCGAGGTCGGCGCGGCCTTCGCCCCCGCGCAGGGGGGCGGCGTGTACGCGAGCCCGGAGTCGGAAGCCCTCGTCGCCAAGCTGGGCCGTCTGGGCCTCTTCGGCGCAGGCCAGAGTTCCTGGGGGCCCTCGCTCTACGCCTTCGGGATCCTCTCCGACGCCGAAAAGCAGGCCGTCGCCGCCCGCCTGGGCCTCCCCTCAGAAGCCCTCTTCTGGACCCATGCCCGCAATCAAGGCGCGGTCCTGACCACCGATTCCTGA